The Humulus lupulus chromosome 3, drHumLupu1.1, whole genome shotgun sequence genome window below encodes:
- the LOC133824982 gene encoding uncharacterized protein LOC133824982, which yields MFFDFAYDMWHDLAERFNEGNGPRIFQLQNQITSLQQGDQTITSYFTRLKSLWDELKEFQPNTTCTCGAMKALLDYYNQNQVLQFLTGLNESYSSVRAQILLNEPIPTLSRVFAMIVQEERQRTLGSSNLSSLASSIRPPPLNTSSRAKKPRPSCSNCGKPGHLVDKCFFIHGFPPGYGDKKKQDEGKAATNQASTSTFPDETPGTLVRTDLSTQCQHLISLLSRQLTQAAPKPEPVVPPAASNMAGSFEECGDWDS from the exons ATGTTCTTTGATTTTGCTTATGATATGTGGCATGATCTTGCTGAAAGATTCAATGAGGGAAATGGACCCCGaatttttcaattacaaaatcaGATCACAAGTCTACAACAAGGTGATCAAACTATCACCTCATATTTTACCAGACTAAAATCTTTATGGGATGAACTCAAAGAGTTCCAACCCAACACTACTTGCACTTGTGGTGCAATGAAAGCTCTTCTTGATTACTACAATCAAAACCAGGTCCTCCAGTTCTTGACGGGTCTGAATGAATCATATTCATCTGTACGAGCTCAGATTCTTCTCAATGAACCAATCCCGACCTTATCTAGAGTGTTTGCCATGATTGTTCAAGAAGAGCGCCAAAGAACTCTTGGTTCTTCTAATCTTTCTTCACTGGCTTCTTCCATTCGTCCTCCTCCTTTGAACACTTCATCCCGAGCAAAGAAGCCTCGACCCTCTTGCTCCAACTGTGGCAAACCAGGTCATTTGGTGGACAAATGCTTCTTCATTCACGGGTTTCCTCCTGGTTATGGAGACAAGAAGAAACAAGACGAAGGCAAAGCTGCTACTAATCAAGCTTCAACTAGCACTTTTCCTGATGAAACTCCAGGCACTCTTGTTCGTACTGATCTTTCCACTCAGTGCCAACATCTCATTTCTCTACTCAGCCGACAACTAACTCAAGCAGCCCCTAAGCCTGAACCTGTTGTTCCACCTGCTGCTTCAAACATGGCTG GATCCTTTGAAGAATGTGGTGATTGGGACAGCTGA